The following coding sequences lie in one Mercenaria mercenaria strain notata unplaced genomic scaffold, MADL_Memer_1 contig_2932, whole genome shotgun sequence genomic window:
- the LOC128552592 gene encoding uncharacterized protein LOC128552592, translated as MATEYTYDDLGSGKDICIIDSMTLKEGIGENDVGHWGEALVAQYLQKQKELGNIQDYSWKNCEEETGFPFDFEIQLKGDDGGHRNYIEVKSTVSESKEVFEISVQQVRFANQMKSSFHIYRVFNAGNPERVKLIRISNLDMRLSTKQVKLCMLI; from the coding sequence ATGGCAACAGAATACACATATGATGACCTTGGGTCTGGGAAAGACATTTGTATCATTGATAGCATGACCTTGAAAGAAGGAATTGGTGAAAATGATGTAGGACATTGGGGTGAAGCCCTTGTAGCCCAGTATCTGCAAAAACAGAAAGAACTCGGAAACATACAGGATTACTCATGGAAAAATTGTGAGGAAGAGACAGGATTTCCATTTGATTTTGAGATTCAGCTTAAAGGTGATGACGGTGGGCACAGAAATTACATAGAGGTGAAGAGCACAGTGTCCGAGAGTAAAGAAGTGTTTGAAATATCAGTGCAGCAGGTCAGATTTGCAAACCAAATGAAGAGCAGTTTTCATATTTATCGTGTTTTTAATGCAGGGAATCCAGAGCGTGTGAAGTTGATACGTATCAGTAACCTTGATATGAGACTTTCAACAAAACAAGTCAAGCTATGTATGCTAATATGA